Below is a window of Desmonostoc muscorum LEGE 12446 DNA.
CAATAATCTGCAATCACTCGATGGTTCTTTAAAGCATTCAGGAGATAATCGAACTGGCGAAGGTAATGGAGATGATGAGACGATTTATGTTGATTTAGCAAAAGTCAATCCAGCGATTCAGGAGATAGTTTTTGTTGTTACTATTCATCAAGGACAAGAGAACAATCAAAATTTTAGTCAAATAAAAAATGCTTTTATCAAGATTTACAATCATGAAAATAGAAATTCTCTGGCTCGGTACAACTTAAGAGAGGCTTTTTCTCAAGAGACGGCTTTGGAATTTGGACGCTTGTATAAAAAGGATGAACAATGGAGATTTCAGGCGGTAGGAGAAGGCTATAGTTCGGGGCTACAAAGTTTTGTAGATAAATATATTGTTGAAACTAAACAGGAAGGAAAGAAAGAAGATGAAAAAGAAAAGTATAAAAATTCAGAAAAAATAGCATTAGATAAGAAACTTGAGCAGGAAGCACCACATATTTTCAATCTTGCTAAAAAGGCAGATATATCACTTCAAAAAGTAAATTTGACAAATCATCAGGCTAAGGTTGTGCTTTGCCTTGATATCTCTGGTTCAATGAGTTCGCTCTATAGTTCAGGTAAAATCCAGCGGCTTGCTGAAAAAATTCTGGCTTTAGGATGTCGTTTTGACGATAACGCCTCTATTGATATATTTCTATTCGGAGCAAAAGCCCATAATGTGGGTGAAATGACTATTGAAAATTTTAAAAGTTTTATTCAAAATCTCCTACAAAAGTATCCCCTTGAAGGTGGTACTTACTATGGTCAAGCTATCAATATGATTAGAAAATTCTATTTTCCCATATCTAAAAAAAGTAGCCAAAGCAATATTGTTTCGTTAAATAAACCAGTTTATGTCATGTTTGTTACGGATGGAGCAACCTCTGACGAATCACAAACACAACAGTATCTGAAAGAGTCTTCCTATGAGCCGATTTTTTGGCAATTTATGGCAATTGGCAAGTCACGGAAGGATGTTAAAAAGAAAGGTATTTTAGGCTGGTTATCTCAAGTAAATACAAGTGATTTTAGTTTTTTAGAACGACTAGATGAAATTGGCGATCGCTATCTTGATAATTCCGATTTTTTCAGTTTAGAAGACCCAGAAAATGTGGCTGATCAAGAACTTTATGATTTACTGATGACTGAATATCCCAACTGGGTAAAATTGGCTAAAACTAAGAATCTATTCCAATAAAAAATCAATGTCTCTCTACGATCGCCTGAATTTAACCAGACCTAATCATCGACCGCTCAAAGTCCCAATTTGGGAACGCATAAACTTAACTAGGCCTCCCAAACTCCGTTGTCAAGGATGTCGTTCGCGCATCCAATCTCACTGGGAATTTTGCCCTTCCTGCGGCAGAACTCTCATAGAAAAAAATAGCGAGTTTCGGCGTTGTATTTGGGTGGATGTATCAGGAATGGACATTGAAGAAGAACATAAAGAAGCAATCAATAATATTCTTGTTGACGCTTTCTCCAAAGTCTACGGTGCATTTAGAAGTGTTGAAGTATTTTTGACATCAGATCCGCCTGAAGCAAAGGAATGGGGGAACAGTTTTACTCACGTTTATATATTCGCTGATAACCAACCAGTTGATTATTTAGGTGTAGCTAGTTTTAAATTAGGAATGGTTACAGACCGTGCTATTATCCGCATCGATCAAGTATTTTATGCTTCTTATAATGCCAGTCTCAATGTTAATCAATTGTCCAACTTAATTGCTAATACCATCGTCCATGAAATTGGACATACATTAGGTCTAGATCACTCTGCACTACCAACAGATGTCATGCATGATGGACTTGACCATATTATTCATAGCTCAATGCCGCCATCATTTCACGCTTCACAAATAAACTCGATGAATAATGCTATTCGTAGACAAGCAGCTTTAAAAGTTGATTGACAAATACTAAAAATAGCTCATACTATTTTGGATTTTAGATTTTAGATTTTGGATTGGGAATGGCTTTCTAATACTATTTCACGAAAATCTTGATCTGACTTTTCACGTCATGTGGAAAAGTTCACGTAAAACCTAACCCCCCAGCCCCCTTCCCTTGAGCAAGGGGGAGAATTCAAAGCCTCTCTCCTTGTAGGAGAGAGGAATGGAAGTGAGGTTTTCCAGATCCCGTGAAAAGTCAGAATCTTGATACATATAGATTTAACGTAGGGGCGCACAGCTGTGCGCCCCTACCGAGGTATCTGAAACTGACGTTAACCATTAGAAAAAATAAAATCATTCTCGCCAATCAAGCTAGAATTGATGCTGGTTAAAGTCGCTAACACCTCATTTGTGGAAGTAATACGAATAGAAGTATTATTGCCACTTGCAGATATAGTCAAAGCTCCATAAGTCAAGCCACCAAATAAACCAAGTTTATCAATGCCATCCTGAAAGCTATTGATGGTATCAGTACCATTACCTGAGGCAAGAACAAAGATATCTGCACCTGCTTGCCCGTAGAGGTAGTCATTGCCAGCACCACCATTGAGTAAGTCATCACCATTACCGCCATAAAGGTAATCATTGCCAGCACCACCAGTGAGCCGATCGCTGTTATCCTGTCCATAAAGGTAATCGTTGCCAGCACCACCGTTGAGAGTATCGTTACCTGCATCCCCATAAAGATAGACTTTACCAAGACTAAATGCTGAAGCATCTAAGATATTGTCGCTAATACCACCAGTCAGCGTTACTTGTTCGATACTGATCAGGGTGTCGCTACCCAAGCCGGAAAGTTGAGTATTAGTCAATGTAAAGTTGACGTTACTAGATTCATTGAGATAATCAGTACCAGCACCACCATCGAGGGCATCATCACCTGCACCACCATAGAGATAGTCATTGCCAATACCACCGATGAGGCGATCGTTGCCATTCTCTCCGTAGAGTGAGTCATTGCCAACACCACCGTCGAGGGTATCATCACTATTACCCCCATATAGATAGTCATTGCCAGCATTACCGTAGAGGCGATCGCTATCATCTTGTCCATACAAGTAGTCATTTTTACTACTGCCTAACAAGTTATCGTTACCAGCACCACCATAGAGAGAGACGCTACCAAGAGTGAAGGCTGAAGCATCTAAGATATTATCAGTAATACCACCAGTTAGGATTACTTTTTCAATACTAATAAGGGTGTCGTTCCCTAAGCCAGAAAGTTGACTGTTAGTCA
It encodes the following:
- a CDS encoding TerD family protein, producing MEIELSKGGRFNLSQEAPNLKKVAIGLGWQVNQAGQTYDIDASVFMLGADGKIPDEKYFVFYNNLQSLDGSLKHSGDNRTGEGNGDDETIYVDLAKVNPAIQEIVFVVTIHQGQENNQNFSQIKNAFIKIYNHENRNSLARYNLREAFSQETALEFGRLYKKDEQWRFQAVGEGYSSGLQSFVDKYIVETKQEGKKEDEKEKYKNSEKIALDKKLEQEAPHIFNLAKKADISLQKVNLTNHQAKVVLCLDISGSMSSLYSSGKIQRLAEKILALGCRFDDNASIDIFLFGAKAHNVGEMTIENFKSFIQNLLQKYPLEGGTYYGQAINMIRKFYFPISKKSSQSNIVSLNKPVYVMFVTDGATSDESQTQQYLKESSYEPIFWQFMAIGKSRKDVKKKGILGWLSQVNTSDFSFLERLDEIGDRYLDNSDFFSLEDPENVADQELYDLLMTEYPNWVKLAKTKNLFQ
- a CDS encoding matrixin family metalloprotease, with amino-acid sequence MSLYDRLNLTRPNHRPLKVPIWERINLTRPPKLRCQGCRSRIQSHWEFCPSCGRTLIEKNSEFRRCIWVDVSGMDIEEEHKEAINNILVDAFSKVYGAFRSVEVFLTSDPPEAKEWGNSFTHVYIFADNQPVDYLGVASFKLGMVTDRAIIRIDQVFYASYNASLNVNQLSNLIANTIVHEIGHTLGLDHSALPTDVMHDGLDHIIHSSMPPSFHASQINSMNNAIRRQAALKVD